One window of Triticum dicoccoides isolate Atlit2015 ecotype Zavitan chromosome 5A, WEW_v2.0, whole genome shotgun sequence genomic DNA carries:
- the LOC119298138 gene encoding basic blue protein-like, protein MASRKVALAAMAVVIAVAALLPATASAASYTVGDDSGWDIGIDYRAWASGKKFRVGDTLEFLYSLGEAEHNVVLVDAQSFAACTVPSNAPTLTTGDDTVSLTQAGQWFFICGIEGHCQDGMKLAVNVH, encoded by the exons ATGGCCTCTCGTAAAGTCGCGCTCGCCGCCATGGCCGTCGTCATCGCCGTGGCCGCCTTGCTCCCGGCGACGGCTTCCGCGGCGTCGTACACCGTCGGCGACGACTCCGGGTGGGACATCGGGATCGACTACCGCGCCTGGGCCAGCGGCAAGAAGTTCAGAGTCGGCGACACCCTCG AGTTTCTCTACTCGTTGGGGGAGGCGGAGCACAACGTGGTGTTGGTGGACGCGCAGAGCTTCGCGGCGTGCACCGTGCCCAGCAACGCGCCCACGCTCACCACCGGCGACGACACCGTGTCGCTGACGCAGGCCGGGCAGTGGTTCTTCATCTGCGGCATCGAGGGCCACTGCCAGGACGGCATGAAGCTCGCCGTCAACGTCCACTGA